The Candidatus Cloacimonadota bacterium genomic interval TGGCATTTTCACAGCAATTTATATGACAAATTATGCAAAACCAAAATGGTTAGTGAGAATTGTGAGAATTGCCGTGAACACTTTGGCGGGAATTCCTTCGATTATTTACGGTCTTTTTGGACTGACGGTTTTTGTAAGATTATTTCATTTTGATGTTTCAATGCTGGCTGGTTCGCTCACTTTGGCAATTCTGGTTTTACCGGTGATAATCAATAATGCCGAAGAAGCTATTCGCAGTGTCCCCAGAGATTTTGTCGAAGCTTCTTTGGCTTTGGGAGCAAATCAAAGGCAAACTATTATGAAGGTAATTATTCCTACAGCTTTGCCTAATATTTTAACAGGAACAATTATCAGTATCGGTAGAGTTGCCGGTGAAACAGCTCCGATTTTATTTACGGCAGCAACGTTTTATACACGTAGATTGCCCAAAACTGCGATGGATGAAGTGATGGCACTTCCGTATCATATTTATGCACTCCTCACCGAAGGCGTAAACGCAGAAAAACAAATACCAATTGCTTATGGAACTGCTGTTGTACTGTTGGCTTTGGTTTTATTTGTCAGTGCAATAGCGATAATTATCAGATATAGAATGAGGAAAAAACGAAAATGGTAAAAGCACATATTCAAACAAAAGAGTTAAATCTCTGGTTCGGAAAAAAACACGTTCTGCAAGATGTTTCTATTTCGATTTTTGATAAAAAGATTACTGCTTTGATAGGACCTTCCGGTTGTGGGAAATCAACTTTACTGCGTACTTTTAACAGAATGAATGACCTGATTCCCGAAACTAAAATATGCGGTAAAGTAATATTGTCTGATCTGGATATTTATGCTTCCAAAAACGATATTTCAAGAATACGTTCTCAAGTGGGAATGGTTTTTCAAAGACCAAATCCCTTTCCCAAATCAATCTATAAAAATGTAGCTTTCGGCTTGGAAATTAGAGGTGAAAAGAGAGCGAAAATCAATGAAATTGTGGAAAAAAGTTTAAAAAATGCTTGGCTTTGGGATGAGGTAAAAGATAGATTGAATGATTCCGCTTTTTCATTATCCGGAGGTCAACAACAACGACTTTGTATCGCGCGAGCTTTAGCCAA includes:
- the pstA gene encoding phosphate ABC transporter permease PstA gives rise to the protein MNRRKLNQLLGINLLRFFLLCTAMFLIVFLYVIFSKGWGVISWEFLSKSPRKFMTEGGIFPAIVGTFWLTVLSIAISFPLGIFTAIYMTNYAKPKWLVRIVRIAVNTLAGIPSIIYGLFGLTVFVRLFHFDVSMLAGSLTLAILVLPVIINNAEEAIRSVPRDFVEASLALGANQRQTIMKVIIPTALPNILTGTIISIGRVAGETAPILFTAATFYTRRLPKTAMDEVMALPYHIYALLTEGVNAEKQIPIAYGTAVVLLALVLFVSAIAIIIRYRMRKKRKW
- the pstB gene encoding phosphate ABC transporter ATP-binding protein PstB, yielding MVKAHIQTKELNLWFGKKHVLQDVSISIFDKKITALIGPSGCGKSTLLRTFNRMNDLIPETKICGKVILSDLDIYASKNDISRIRSQVGMVFQRPNPFPKSIYKNVAFGLEIRGEKRAKINEIVEKSLKNAWLWDEVKDRLNDSAFSLSGGQQQRLCIARALANDPEIILFDEPTSALDPQSTAKIEELCIELRKQVTILIVTHNIAQAGRISDYTAFMYLGELMEFGETKKVFTVPENKKTEAYLNGVFG